GATTGCCTGAGTTTGCGACTGGCCTTATGGGCAGACGTCGTGAATTCTTGGATTACCGGAGTGTGATCCGGCGCCGTGTAGTTTTACTACAAATGCATTCGCATTTCATGCTTTTAGACAGTCGGGGTAGTAGTAAAACTACACAAATGCGGCTTTTGGTCGCACCCCGGCTTGTGGGGAAAAACGTTCATGTTGGTTGGCGATGTGTCGCGAACGGGTGATTCTTGATGTTTTTTGCCAGTGATTGCTTTTTTTCAGCTATTTCCAACTTTTGTATGACAGTCCAACCGTGGTCCGCCTTCCATTTGGCCGCCTTTACCCCTCTCTTTCACGCCGATCAAGGATAGTCCATGCGCCTGCCTTTGCCGCTCGATCTGCCCGCCACCCTGCAACCGCTGGTCGCTCGTAATCAGCAGTTCCTCAGCGAAGCTGTGGCTGGCCACCCCGAACTCGACCTGAACGGTTGCAGCCCGGCCCATCGGCAACAGTTTGACCAAGTTGCTGCCGCCAGCGACTTCGTCCTTGGCCTGGCCCAGCGCGAACCGGCCATGCTGCTCGCCCTGATGGCCAGTGGTGAACTGGACCGCCGCTATGCGCCCGGCGAGTTGCGCGGGCAGATCGGGGCGGTGGCCCAGGCAGCGCAAAGCGAAGACGAGCTGGCGCGTAACCTGCGGCGCGAGCGCAATCGCCAGCAGTTGCGCATCATCTGGCGCGACATTACGCGCCAGGCCGAGCTGGGCGAAACCTGCCGTGACCTGTCCGACCTTGCCGACGCCGCCATCGACGAAGCGTATCAATGGCTGTACCCACGCCATTGCCAGCAGTTCGGCACGCCCATCGGCCACCGCAGCGGCCTGGCGCAGCACATGGTGGTGCTGGGCATGGGCAAGCTGGGGGCGGTGGAGCTGAACCTGTCGTCGGACATCGACCTGATCTTCGCCTTCCCCGAGGGCGGCGAGACTGAAGGGGTCAAGCGCTCGCTGGACAACCAGGAGTTCTTCACCCGCCTGGGTCAGCGCCTGATCAAGGCCCTGGACCCGGTCACCGTCGACGGTTTCGTGTTCCGCGTCGACATGCGCCTGCGCCCATACGGTTCGGCCGGTTCGCTGGTGCTGAGCTTCAATGCCCTGGAGCAGTACTACCAGGACCAAGGCCGCGACTGGGAACGCTACGCCATGATCAAGGCGCGGGTGGTGGCCGGTGACCAGGCGGCAGGCGCTCAGTTGCAAGAGATGCTGCGCCCGTTCGTCTACCGCCGTTACCTGGACTTCTCGGCCATCGAAGCCCTGCGCACCATGAAGCAGCTGATCCAGCAGGAGGTACGGCGCAAGGGCATGTCCGAGAACATCAAGCTGGGTGCTGGCGGCATCCGCGAGGTGGAGTTCATCGCCCAGGCCTTCCAGCTGATTCATGGCGGGCGAGACCTGAGCCTGCAGCAACGGCCCTTGCTCAAGGTGCTGGCGACCCTCGAAGGGCAAGGTTACCTGCCACCTGCGGTGGTGGCCGAGTTGCGCGAAGGCTACGAATTCCTGCGTTATACCGAGCACGCTATCCAGGCCATCGCCGACCGCCAGACGCAGATGCTGCCGGACAACGAAATTGACCAGGCGCGGGTCGCCTACATCCTCGGCTTCGCCGACTGGCAGGGCTTCCATGACCAATTGATGTACTGGCGCGGCCGGGTCGATTGGCACTTCCGCCAAGTGATCGCCGACCCGGATGATGAGGACGGCGAGGGCGAACTGGTGGTCGGTGGCGAATGGTCGCCGCTGTGGGAGCAGGCGCAGGATGAAGACGCCGCCTGTCGTCAGCTTGAAGAAGCTGGGTTCAAACAACCCGCCGATGCATTGCGTCGCCTCGCCGGGTTGCGGGGCAGCCCGCAATTGCGCTCCATGCAGCGCATTGGGCGCGAACGTTTGGACGCCTTTATTCCAAGGCTCCTGGCCCAGGCCGTGGAGCACCAAGACCCTGACCTGGTGCTTGAACGCGTGCTGCCGCTGGTCGAAGCGGTTGCGCGGCGGTCGGCCTACTTGGTGCTGCTCACCGAAAACCCGGGTGCCTTGCGCCGCCTGTTGACCCTGTGCGCGGCCAGCCCCTGGATCGCCGAGCAGATTGCCCGCTACCCGTTGCTGCTCGACGAGCTGCTCAACGAAGGCCGGCTGTTCAGCCCGCCACTGGCGCCGGAGCTGGCCAGCGAACTGCGCGAGCGTTTAACGCGCATCCCCGAAGACGACCTGGAACAGCAGATGGAGGCGCTGCGCCACTTCAAGCTGGCCCACAGCCTGCGTGTGGCGGCCTCGGAAATCAGTGGCAACCTGCCGTTGATGAAAGTCAGCGATTACCTGACCTGGCTGGCCGAAGCCATCCTCGACCAGGTGCTGGCCCTGGCCTGGCGCCAGACCGTAGCCCGCCACGGCCAGCCCAAGCGCAGCGACGGCAGCCTGTGCGACCCGGGCTTCATCATCATTGGTTATGGCAAGGTCGGTGGGCTTGAACTGGGCCATGGCTCGGACCTGGACCTGGTGTTCATTCACGATGGCGACCCCCAGGCCGAAACCGATGGCGCCAAGCCGATCGACAGCGCGCAGTTCTTTACCCGCCTGGGCCAGCGCATCATCCACTTGCTGACCACCCAGACCAACTCTGGCCAGCTGTATGACGTGGACATGCGCCTGCGCCCGTCCGGCGCTTCGGGGCTGTTGGTCAGCTCGCTGGGTGCCTTCGAGCGCTATCAACAGAATGAGGCCTGGACCTGGGAGCACCAGGCCTTGGTGCGTGCGCGTGTGCTGGTCGGCTGCAAACAGGTGGGCGCGGCGTTCGAAGGCGTGCGCGCCAACGTCCTGGGCCAACCCCGTGACCTTGAAACGTTGCGCACCGAAGTCAGTGAGATGCGCGCCAAGATGCGCGGCAATCTCGGCACCAAGGCCACGGCTGCCGGCACCGCAGCCAATGCCTTCGAGGCCGGTGTACCCTTCGATATCAAGCAGGATGCCGGCGGTATCGTCGATATCGAATTTATGGTGCAATACGCGGCTTTGGCCTGGTCTCACGACCACCCGGCCATACTCCGATGGACCGATAACATCCGCATTCTGGAAGAGCTGGAGCAGGCAGGTTTGATGCCGGCCAGTGACGCGGTGCTGTTGCGTGAAGTGTACAAGGCGTTCCGTTCTGCCTCGCACCGCCAGGCCCTGCAGAAGCAGGCCGGGGTGATCGATGCGGCGCAGTTTGCCGATGAACGCCGCGAGGTGCGGCGGATCTGGGGCGAGCTGGGTTTGACTTGATACCGCTGGGGCCCTGTAGGAGCGGCCTTGTGCCGCGAAGGGCTGCAAAGCAGCCCCAAAGGTCCATGCCCCACCACCGGTGTTACACTGTCCGCCACATAGCCTGAATATAAAGAGGGGAGGCCAGGCTGTACCGCAGCCTGTAGCCTCCCCGAGCGTTTCTGGACTAAGCATGAGAATACTGATCATTGGCCCCAGCTGGGTCGGCGACATGGTAATGGCGCAGACCTTGTTCCAGTGCCTGAAACAGCAGCACCCCGACTGCGTGATCGACGTGCTGGCGCCCGAGTGGAGCCGGCCGATCCTCGAACGCATGCCCGAGGTGCGCCAAGCGTTGAGCTTCCCGCTTGGCCACGGTGCGCTGGAACTGGCCACCCGACGTCGCATCGGCAAGTCCCTGGCCGGCCAGTACGACCAGGCAATTCTGCTGCCCAACTCGATGAAATCGGCGTTGGTGCCGTTCTTTGCCGGTATTCCCAAACGCACCGGTTGGCGCGGCGAGATGCGCTTCGGCCTGCTTAACGACGTGCGCAAGCTGGACAAGGCACGTTACCCGCTGATGATCGAGCGCTTCATGGCCCTGGCCTACGCGCCGGGCACCGAGCTGCCACAGCCTTACCCGCGCCCCAGCCTGCAGATCGAACCGCAGAGCCGTGATGCCGCCCTGGCCAAGTTCGGCCTGGCACTCGACCGCCCGGTGCTGGCGCTGTGCCCCGGTGCCGAGTTTGGCGAGGCCAAACGCTGGCCGGCCGAGCACTACGCCGCCGTGGCCGAGGCGATGATCCGCCAGGGCTGGCAGGTGTGGTTGTTCGGTTCGAAAAGCGATCACCCCGTCGGCGAGCAGATCCGCGACCGGCTGATCCCGGGCTTGCGCGAAGAATCCTACAACTTGGCCGGCGAAACCTCGCTGGCCGAGGCCATCGACCTGATGTCTTGCGCCGATTCCGTGGTGTCCAACGACTCCGGGCTGATGCACGTGGCTGCCGCGCTGAATCGCCCGCTGGTCGCCGTGTATGGTTCGACCTCGCCGGGCTTCACGCCGCCGCTGGCCGAACAGGTGGAAGTGGTGCGCACCGGCATCGAATGCAGCCCGTGCTTCGACCGTACCTGCCGCTTCGGCCACTACAACTGCCTGCGCCTGCTCGACCCGCAGCAAGTCATCGCCGCCTTGCACAGCCTGGGCGGTCCGAACCTGATCGATACCGTGGCCGAGGTCGACTAAGTGCGGGTACTGATCATCAAGACATCGTCGCTGGGGGATGTGATCCACACCCTGCCGGCGATCACCGATGCCGCCCACGCGATACCGGGCATTCGTTTCGACTGGGTGGTGGAAGAAGGCTTTGCCGAGATCCCCAGCTGGCACCCGGCGGTCGACCAGGTGATCCCGGTGGCGATCCGTCGCTGGCGCAAGAACATCTGGCAGACCCTCAAGAGCGGCGAGTGGAAGGCGTTCAAGCAGCGCGTTCGCGCGCGCAAGTACGACCTGGTGATCGATGCCCAGGGCCTGGTCAAGTCGGCCTGGCTGACCCGCTACGTCAAGGCACCCGTGGCCGGGTTGGACCGTTACTCGGCGCGCGAAGGCCTGGCCAGCCGTTTTTATGACCGGCGCCTGTCGGTCGCCACGGGCCAACACGCGGTCGAGCGTGTGCGCCAGCTGTTCGCCCTGGCCCTGGCCTACGACTTGCCGGAAGGCATCGGCAACTACGGCCTCGACCTCGATCGCCTGCAATTGCCGCCCGCCGCGCCCTACGTGGTGTTCCTGCACGGCACCACCTGGGCCACCAAGCATTGGCCCGAGGCATACTGGCGCGAGCTGGCCGAGCGCATGGGCCGGCGCAAGCTGCAAGTGCGCCTGCCGTGGGGCAACCCGGCCGAGAAGGCACGCGCCGAACGTATCGCCCAGGGCTTGAATAACTGCCAGGTACTGCCCAAGTTGAACCTTGTCGGCGTTGCCCGCGTGCTGGCGGCGGCCAAGGCCTGCGTGGCGGTGGACACCGGCCTGGGCCATTTGGCTGCGGCGCTGGATGTGCCGACTATTTCACTGTTCGGCCCGACCAACCCGGGCCTGACCGGCGCCTATGGCCGCGCCCAGGTTCACCAGGCCAGCGATTTCCCCTGTGCGCCGTGCCTGCAGAAAAAGTGCACCTACAAGCCGAGCGCCGATGACCTGCGCCGGGTCGATCTCAAACGCGAGTGGCCGCTGTGCTTCACTCGCCTGAATCCCGAGCATGTGGCGAGCCGCTTGAGCGCGCTGCTGCTGGCTGAGGATGTTCGTTGATGCAACTGGCTTTCGTGCTTTACAAATATTTCCCCTTCGGCGGGCTGCAGCGCGATTTCATGCGCATTGCCCTGGAATGCCAGAAGCGGGGCCACCAGATCCGTGTGTACACGCTGATCTGGGAAGGTGACATTCCGCCTGGCTTCGAAGTGCTGGTGGCGCCGGTCAAGGCGCTGTTCAACCACCGCCGCAACGAGAAGCTCAGCGCCTGGATGGAAGCCGACCTGGCCAAGCGCCCGGTCGACCGCCTGATCGGCTTCAACAAGATGCCGGGGCTGGACGTGTACTACGCCGCCGACGGCTGCTTCGAGGACAAGGCCCAGACCCTGCGTGGCGGCCTCTATAAGCGCTGGGGCCGCTACCGGCACTTTGCCGAGTACGAGCGCGCGGTGTTCGCCAAAGACTCGAAAACCGAGGTGCTGATGATCTCGGAGGTGCAGCAGCCGCTGTTCGTCAAACACTACGGCACCCCGGCTGAACGCTTCCACCTGCTGCCGCCGGGCATTTCCCAGGACCGTCGGGCGCCGGCCAACGCCGCCCAGATCCGCGCCGAGTTCCGCCAGGAATTCAACCTGGGCGACGATGACCTGCTGCTGGTGCAGATCGGTTCGGGCTTCAAGACCAAGGGCGTCGACCGCAGCCTCAAGGCCTTGGCCGCGCTGCCGTCGGCCTTGCGCAAGCGCACCCGGTTGATGGTCATCGGCCAGGACGACCCCAAGGTCTTCCAACTGCAGGGCGCGACCCTCGGCCTGGGCGACCAGGTGCAGTTCCTCAAGGGGCGTAGCGATATCCCACGCTTCCTGCTGGGCGCTGACCTGCTGATCCACCCGGCCTACAACGAAAACACCGGCACCGTGCTGCTCGAAGCGCTGGTGGCAGGCCTGCCGGTGCTGGTCTCCAAGGTGTGTGGCTATGCCCATTACATCGCCGAAGCCGACAGCGGCCTGGTGCTGGATGAGCCGTTCGAACAGGAACAGCTCAACGGCTACCTGCAACGCATGCTCGAAGACCCGCAGGCCCGTGCCGACTGGTCGCGCAACGGCCTGGCCTTTGCCGATACGGCCGACCTGTACAGCATGCCGCAGCATGCTGCTGATGTGATCCTGGGGCAGGAGACCGCATGAAGCTGATACTGGCCGAACCCTTCAAGCGCTTGTGGGCCGGGCGTGATGCCTTCGAGGCCGTGGAAGCGCTGCAAGGCGAGGTGTACCGCGAGCTGGAAGGGCGCCGCACGCTGCGCACCGTCGTTGAGGGCGAGGGTTTTTTCGTCAAGATTCACCGCGGCATCGGCTGGGGGGAGATCTTCAAGAACCTGTTCAGCGCCAAGCTGCCGGTGCTCGGTGCCGGCCAGGAATGGCGAGCCATCCAGCGCCTGCACGAGGTCGGCGTGCCGACCATGACCGCCGTCGCCTATGGAGAGCGCGGCAGCAACCCGGCCACTCAGCATTCGTTCATCGTGACCGAAGAACTGGCGCCGACTATCAGCCTGGAAGACTTCAGTATCGACTGGGTCAAGCAGCCGCCCGCGCCACGCCTCAAGCGTGCGCTGATC
The Pseudomonas kermanshahensis genome window above contains:
- the glnE gene encoding bifunctional [glutamate--ammonia ligase]-adenylyl-L-tyrosine phosphorylase/[glutamate--ammonia-ligase] adenylyltransferase; translated protein: MRLPLPLDLPATLQPLVARNQQFLSEAVAGHPELDLNGCSPAHRQQFDQVAAASDFVLGLAQREPAMLLALMASGELDRRYAPGELRGQIGAVAQAAQSEDELARNLRRERNRQQLRIIWRDITRQAELGETCRDLSDLADAAIDEAYQWLYPRHCQQFGTPIGHRSGLAQHMVVLGMGKLGAVELNLSSDIDLIFAFPEGGETEGVKRSLDNQEFFTRLGQRLIKALDPVTVDGFVFRVDMRLRPYGSAGSLVLSFNALEQYYQDQGRDWERYAMIKARVVAGDQAAGAQLQEMLRPFVYRRYLDFSAIEALRTMKQLIQQEVRRKGMSENIKLGAGGIREVEFIAQAFQLIHGGRDLSLQQRPLLKVLATLEGQGYLPPAVVAELREGYEFLRYTEHAIQAIADRQTQMLPDNEIDQARVAYILGFADWQGFHDQLMYWRGRVDWHFRQVIADPDDEDGEGELVVGGEWSPLWEQAQDEDAACRQLEEAGFKQPADALRRLAGLRGSPQLRSMQRIGRERLDAFIPRLLAQAVEHQDPDLVLERVLPLVEAVARRSAYLVLLTENPGALRRLLTLCAASPWIAEQIARYPLLLDELLNEGRLFSPPLAPELASELRERLTRIPEDDLEQQMEALRHFKLAHSLRVAASEISGNLPLMKVSDYLTWLAEAILDQVLALAWRQTVARHGQPKRSDGSLCDPGFIIIGYGKVGGLELGHGSDLDLVFIHDGDPQAETDGAKPIDSAQFFTRLGQRIIHLLTTQTNSGQLYDVDMRLRPSGASGLLVSSLGAFERYQQNEAWTWEHQALVRARVLVGCKQVGAAFEGVRANVLGQPRDLETLRTEVSEMRAKMRGNLGTKATAAGTAANAFEAGVPFDIKQDAGGIVDIEFMVQYAALAWSHDHPAILRWTDNIRILEELEQAGLMPASDAVLLREVYKAFRSASHRQALQKQAGVIDAAQFADERREVRRIWGELGLT
- the waaF gene encoding lipopolysaccharide heptosyltransferase II; translation: MRILIIGPSWVGDMVMAQTLFQCLKQQHPDCVIDVLAPEWSRPILERMPEVRQALSFPLGHGALELATRRRIGKSLAGQYDQAILLPNSMKSALVPFFAGIPKRTGWRGEMRFGLLNDVRKLDKARYPLMIERFMALAYAPGTELPQPYPRPSLQIEPQSRDAALAKFGLALDRPVLALCPGAEFGEAKRWPAEHYAAVAEAMIRQGWQVWLFGSKSDHPVGEQIRDRLIPGLREESYNLAGETSLAEAIDLMSCADSVVSNDSGLMHVAAALNRPLVAVYGSTSPGFTPPLAEQVEVVRTGIECSPCFDRTCRFGHYNCLRLLDPQQVIAALHSLGGPNLIDTVAEVD
- the waaC gene encoding lipopolysaccharide heptosyltransferase I, whose product is MRVLIIKTSSLGDVIHTLPAITDAAHAIPGIRFDWVVEEGFAEIPSWHPAVDQVIPVAIRRWRKNIWQTLKSGEWKAFKQRVRARKYDLVIDAQGLVKSAWLTRYVKAPVAGLDRYSAREGLASRFYDRRLSVATGQHAVERVRQLFALALAYDLPEGIGNYGLDLDRLQLPPAAPYVVFLHGTTWATKHWPEAYWRELAERMGRRKLQVRLPWGNPAEKARAERIAQGLNNCQVLPKLNLVGVARVLAAAKACVAVDTGLGHLAAALDVPTISLFGPTNPGLTGAYGRAQVHQASDFPCAPCLQKKCTYKPSADDLRRVDLKREWPLCFTRLNPEHVASRLSALLLAEDVR
- a CDS encoding glycosyltransferase family 4 protein, translating into MQLAFVLYKYFPFGGLQRDFMRIALECQKRGHQIRVYTLIWEGDIPPGFEVLVAPVKALFNHRRNEKLSAWMEADLAKRPVDRLIGFNKMPGLDVYYAADGCFEDKAQTLRGGLYKRWGRYRHFAEYERAVFAKDSKTEVLMISEVQQPLFVKHYGTPAERFHLLPPGISQDRRAPANAAQIRAEFRQEFNLGDDDLLLVQIGSGFKTKGVDRSLKALAALPSALRKRTRLMVIGQDDPKVFQLQGATLGLGDQVQFLKGRSDIPRFLLGADLLIHPAYNENTGTVLLEALVAGLPVLVSKVCGYAHYIAEADSGLVLDEPFEQEQLNGYLQRMLEDPQARADWSRNGLAFADTADLYSMPQHAADVILGQETA
- the rfaP gene encoding lipopolysaccharide core heptose(I) kinase RfaP codes for the protein MKLILAEPFKRLWAGRDAFEAVEALQGEVYRELEGRRTLRTVVEGEGFFVKIHRGIGWGEIFKNLFSAKLPVLGAGQEWRAIQRLHEVGVPTMTAVAYGERGSNPATQHSFIVTEELAPTISLEDFSIDWVKQPPAPRLKRALIAEVAKMTGGMHRAGVNHRDCYICHFLLHTDRPVTPEDFKLSVIDLHRAQTRATISRRWRDKDLAALYFSALDIGLTRRDKLRFLRGYFQRPLRQVLADEAALLAWLERKAQKLYDRKQRYGDAL